One genomic window of Verrucomicrobiota bacterium includes the following:
- the raiA gene encoding ribosome-associated translation inhibitor RaiA, whose product MNNPDVIITGRHIELTDSLKFIVHEKTAKLFHHDDRIIRIRVELEYNQNVTNTKEFIAKGHIELRGPGLNVTSETEDLYKSIDDMVHKLDRMLRRKHRLSKVKRKDTHSIEFPADLPKAASA is encoded by the coding sequence CGTCATATCGAACTCACTGATTCGCTTAAGTTCATCGTCCATGAGAAGACTGCAAAGCTCTTCCACCATGACGATAGGATAATTCGAATTAGAGTTGAATTAGAATACAATCAAAACGTCACCAATACAAAAGAATTTATCGCCAAAGGCCACATCGAGTTGCGTGGGCCAGGTCTGAACGTAACTTCAGAGACTGAAGACCTCTATAAATCCATTGACGACATGGTTCATAAATTAGACCGAATGCTTCGACGAAAGCACCGTCTCAGCAAAGTGAAACGAAAAGATACGCATAGTATAGAGTTTCCGGCGGATCTGCCAAAAGCGGCGAGCGCATAA